The following coding sequences lie in one Chionomys nivalis chromosome 8, mChiNiv1.1, whole genome shotgun sequence genomic window:
- the LOC130879400 gene encoding ATP synthase F(0) complex subunit C1, mitochondrial, translating into MQTTKALLVTPVLIRSCTRGLIRPVSASLLSRPEAPSKQVKQPSCSSSPLQVARREFQTSVVSRDIDTAAKFIGAGAATVGVAGSGAGIGTVFGSLIIGYARNPSLKQQLFSYAILGFALSEAMGLFCLMVAFLILFAM; encoded by the coding sequence ATGCAGACCACCAAGGCACTGCTCGTTACTCCAGTTCTGATCCGCTCCTGTACCAGGGGTCTAATcaggcctgtgtctgcctccctctTGAGTAGACCAGAGGCCCCATCTAAACAGGTTAAACAGCCTTCCTGCAGCAGCTCCCCTCTCCAGGTGGCCAGACGGGAATTCCAGACCAGTGTTGTTTCCCGGGACATTGACACAGCTGCCAAGTTTATTGGTGCTGGGGCTGCCACAGTTGGTGTGGCCGGATCCGGGGCTGGCATCGGAACAGTGTTTGGTAGCTTGATTATTGGCTATGCCAGGAACCCGTCTCTCAAGCAACAGCTCTTCTCCTATGCCATTCTGGGCTTTGCCCTGTCTGAGGCCATGGGGCTCTTCTGTTTGATGGTcgccttcctcatcctcttcgcCATGTGA